The window AGACTGTTTGAGTCCAGCTATTCCAGACCACTCATCTTCCATGGTTTCAACGACAAAAAGTTCAGTCACCTGTACTTCCGGGCTTACTCAGCAACAGCGTAGCTCTAATACAAAGAATTGTCAGTTCAAGGGATGTGCAAAGGGAGCCAGAGGTGCTTCCGGCCTTTGCATTGCCCATGGTGGTGGTCGGAGGTGTCAGAAAGTCGGCTGCCATAAAGGGGCAGAGGGCCGGACAGTGTACTGCAAAGCTCATGGTGGTGGTCGACGCTGCCAATATCTCGGCTGCACCAAGAGTGCTGAAGGGCGTACTGATTACTGCATAGCTCATGGTGGTGGCCGGCGGTGCAGTCATGATGGTTGCACCAGAGCCGCGAGGGGTAAATCTGGTCTGTGCATCAGGCATGGAGGCGGTAAGAGGTGCCAAAAAGAGAACTGTACAAAGAGTGCTGAAGGCTTCTCGGGTCTTTGCATCTCGCATGGAGGCGGTCGGCGCTGCCAGTTCCCTGAATGCTCAAAGGGTGCACAAGGCAGCACGATGTTCTGCAAGGCACATGGCGGGGGAAAGAGGTGCACCGTTTTGGGATGCACGAAGGGAGCAGAGGGGAGCACGCCCTACTGTAAGGGTCATGGTGGAGGGAAGCGTTGCTCGTTTCAGGGTGGCGGTGTGTGCCCAAAGAGTGTGCATGGCGGCACCCAGTTCTGCGTTGCGCATGGTGGTGGGAAGAGATGTGCTGTTCCAGAGTGCACGAAGAGCGCAAGAGGGAGGACTGATTTCTGTGTTCGTCATGGAGGGGGTAAGCGTTGCAAGCACGAGGGATGTGGGAAGAGTGCTCAGGGCAGCACCGACTTCTGCAAGGCGCACGGTGGAGGGAAGCGGTGCTCGTGGGGGCATCCAGGGTCTGATCTCGGTGGTCAAGCACCATGCGATCGGTTTGCCAGGGGGAAAACCGGGCTCTGCGCTGCTCACAGTGCCTTGGTGCAGGACAGACGGGTTCATGGCGGTGGAACACTTGGACCCACCATCCAGGACATGAAAGAAGTGGGCCTTGAGAAGATGCAAGTCGATGGCATGGAGATGGGAAATAATGAGGGGAATTTTGTGGGTTGGAGCGGTTTTGATCCAAGGAGATGCATGCACCCAGCATTCTCTATGCAGCCACAGCCGCAGATTCATCTGCCCACTGGGAATTCAATCCCACCATCCAGTCCAGTTATCCTTCCGGAAGGGAGGGTGCACGGTGGAAGTCTGATGGCAATGCTGGCAAGGGGGACTGGAAATCAACCAGAGGGTGGTCCATCCGAGCAGAAGGGGTCTTACATGATGGCTCACAAATGGATGTGAAAGGAAATTGGTAAGCAGTGTCTCATCTCTCATTTTCGTGTTTGCTCTTTATTTGGTTCTAGCAGAGTCCGGGTATGTCCAGGTCCAGTGTCCTAGTTGGCAAGTTTGGTGTTGGTTTGGCTGTGGGAAAATCAAGCTTTCCCATTCATTGGTTATGTTCAGAACTTAGAAGTCGATTCGTTGGATCCCCACCCTTTGTGTAGGAAATAAGGGAGAAATGGGTAGAGGGCAGGCTCTAATTTCCTTGGTAGTTGGGTTTGATAGGTCTCCTCCCTCCCCTCCCCCTCTCTTCTCTCTGTAAATATAGATAGATGGTGCATTGGCGCTCTTGTAAATACATGGTTAGTTAGATCCAGAGTCTGTGGTTATAAATATATCTGGTTTTTCTCTGTGTTTTGAAGTTCTCTGCGGTTGATTTGCTTTGCTACTTGTGGCACCCACCAGTCCAATCcgtcattaaaaaataaaataaaaatccaatggcGATTATTGGAAGCCCAGAGGATATGCCAATATGACGGTCACTGTGTAGTTGTAGAAGTGTATGATTGGTTCCGTCGCGGCACATGTGGCAAACATGTCTGGTGACTGGGACTGTTATTCTGACAGAGGCCACCGTTTTGATCATCATAGAGATCTGTTGACTATTTTGAGCGAAAGGATCAAAACCCACAACTGGATGGCCAGAGTCGTCTAACCACTGATTTCTGGTTTATGCACACGCATCTATTGCTAGTAAGATCAACAGCCTTTAGTGCGGAACATGTTCGCCATATGTAGTGTGATGATGGGGAAGCTTTTGTGCATCTATCTGTTGTGGTGTTATTAGCATTCCTGTGTGTAATAAACCTTCCAGACGAGCTTGAACCCTCCTCTCTTCACTGCAAAGACGAATTAGAATAGGAAATGCTCACTGGTGGATGTGTACTTGCTATTCCCCGCTCAGGCTGTGGTAGTcgcttgatttttggatttgatgTGGGTGGCGGCACCTACACCAACTCGGGTGGTTTTTtcatgagctctctctctctcacacacacacacacacacagaatcACAACATGGGCagttgaacccatgacctcgagTGTTGAAAACTTACACTGTTTACCATTGGGCCATGGGCAGGAACTGAATGATGTCCCTTGTGTTTGGATTCATGTCATTGATTGAGCTGGCTAAACAGATGAACAAACAAGTCAATAggtcccacgtaacttggtgGTTAAGAGGCAAGTTGCGTCCCACGTGAGCCAACCTGGCAAATATACTTTACATGGGAGGCGTTGCATAAAGCGGACCCCACTTGTCCGTTCATTCATCGCAACGGGCACACGTGCGTGGTTgactggacgcggattgggtaccaccTCGCCGTCACTAGCTAGGAACCGACACCCTGCTGTATCTTGCCTTGCCAAAAAATgacggaaatcggattgcgtactgagttgctCAGTACTCTCTTATCGTacagagtaaactcagttgggcccaccttgattgtatgtggtctatccactccatcgatctgtttttccatctaatctaaggggttgaacccaaaattgaagtatatccaaagatcaagtggaccataccattggaaacagtggggataatgatttccaccgttgaaacctttttaagcgGCACAGACATATGGATGAAGGGATATTTGTCATCCTGTTCATAACAtcgtacagacatggatgaatggaaaacacaactaTAAGCTTCATAACACAactataagcttgattcaaaacttccgtggccccctagaatttttcaatggtagacgttcaattcaactgtttccttagtgtggtccattttaacattggatatgcctcattttttagctcaagccctaaaattatttggcaaaatggatggatggagcagataaaataaataaatcttggtGCACATCACATGGTTTAGAGTtgctacacaatccgcttccaaaatgaggcagatccaaggctcaagttggCCCACcgccacagaaagcagtggtgataataacaCCCCTAcgttggaaccttcctagggcccacttaaTTTCCATTtaacctgttcgtaaggtcatgtagacatagacgaagggaaaacacaaatatcagcttgatacaaaactcatgtggccctataaaattttcaacgaaacttatgtggcctcataAAATTTTCAACGGCAAGTGTTTGATAGTGTGTGGGACACTTAAGTATTGCAACTGCCTCTTCccaaaaatgatatggcaaaatggatggacggtgtagataaaatccatacatcagggtggcacTTCCTAgctggggtagtacccaatctacgTCGAGACTGGGCCCAGCGTGGTGTTTTTGAAGTGTCGTACATCTACACTGCGCGGGCGGACTCATGACCTAACAAGATTCATTCACGCACGCTTGCCAGGCTGGCACGTGTGCCGCTTGTAAAGGCAGCTAGCCAACCTCAAAAGTCAGATGTCGGTGAAAAAGAAAGAGGAGGCAGAGAAAGGCGGGAGGCACTGCGGCTGGCTGGATGCATTGGTACTTTCCTGGTGACAAAAATATCTGGATTTTGGTACTCCGGCAGCCTATGACGCTTTATACACAGGCGCTCGGAGATTCTACACGAGACACTCTAACTAAAATTGAACAATCTCTTGAGATTGGACagttgaacaattctaacctctgattcgtctACACTTATATTTTCCAGAGATTGGACAGCTGagtattttatttcatttttaaccgtcccataaatgtccaccaatccaatagtcggGCAATCAAATAGCGTAATTTTTGGGATCTCGATACATCCAAACTGGATGCATAATCTGGACTATCTAATTTGGATTACTTATGTGTCACTTGTATAATTTGTAACTccttagtgcctgcgtatcatcctcATGCTCTacccgagtatcaaagtttctcttttgccttttattttttttttattattattattttctcgaAGCTTCTCTGACCACTTGCATAATGCATGTGCCTCCTGCTGAGAAGTACTACGGCGATCTGGGCGAATTTGGTTTAGTGGACCACTTTCGCTTCCAGATTCTTGTAGCGAACTCGTGCAGCAAAAAAGaggcgtggggcccactgtgatgtctgtacGATATTTACTGCGTCCATCAGTCGTGCTAGGTAATTTTAGGACCTGGGCCTCATGTAGATCTCATGTTCggatttgagcccaaaaatcatgcgGATCCCAAActtggtggcccacaccaaaggaaacaaaggCGACAGGGACGCCCAAACATTGACTttcctggggcccacagtgtTGTCTATGTGCCGTCCTACTCGTTCAAGAGGTGAACTCCATCACCAcagagggaaaaataaaaaaggagaaaaaatcaTCCTAATCATGCTTCCAATGGCCGGCATCCTACCTCACTTTTCCCTGTgctgtggctcacttgagattcTGCACGATTAAGGGTGGCGATGGGCTGGGTTGGCCTGACCCGACACTTAAGACCGAAGACCCGAGCCCAGCATGGGCCTATGCCCAAGCCAACCAAAAGAATTTACTGGGTTTGGGCTCACCGGTCTGGGAAAATGCTAAATTTGCCTATTTCCCCTAGAAATATCTTATTCTATCTGATTTATCGAGTGGGTCATGTATGCATGAAAGAAAAGAGCATTTTAGAGTGAGTAATAAAACGAACGGTCCTcattcaaaatggatggttgcCTAAGGATTAAAATagcatatttgtaggatataacacgTACTTGTAAAGTCAGGTTGGGTCAGGCTAAAATGACACGATCCCAGGACCAACCTGAAAATTGATCGGATCATGCAGGGAAGGCCCAAACCTAGCCTACGGGCTGAGCTAGTATGTCCAAACCCTGCACAAAACTAGGTTGAGCTGGTCGGTCGGGTGGGctacccggcccattgccaccttTACACAGTGGAACTTGTGGCTTGTTCTCGAGGCCCAGAGGGAGCGCAAATCGCTAGCATTCATCACTAGTCAGTACAAATATATCATTTCTTCATGTGGCTGCATCCGAGCGGCCAatccatgttgtggcccactacaTGCAGATCGGTTGATCCTGGTGCGCGGTCATCTACGGAAGGTGTAGAAATATCAAATTGGGAGAAAATCCTACCAATAAATAGTGGATCAGAACATTGTGAGGCCATTAGTACTGCATGGTCACGATTAGGTAGATGAGAAGCTAATGGATCCAATGCAAACGTTTCTAGGATAAGCATAATGTACAAAttgacgtgtggggcccaccatgaagttttaacgatatctaatccgtccattgtcTGCAGCTTCTAATGTTCTCCGTGCGACCAAAAATCCAGAACGGATTAGGTGTAGGCCCGACCTCACCCAAACATGATGCGGCCCTGACcgcggagcccaccttgatgtatgtatcgtatatcatctcattttagggcgtgagcccaaaaatgaagcagatccaaatctcaggtggacaacactacaggaaacagtggggattgaatgtccaacattaaaacattcctaggacccactgtaatgtttatttgccatccaacctgttgataagatcacacgaaGCTATACTGAAggtaggaaaaaaaaacaaaaaaaaaaaaaaaacaaatatcggcttgatccaaaactttagtggcccacaggaagtttttaatggtcaatcaccattcttTCCTGTAGTACGGTCTACtggaaatttggatctgcttcatttttggtatcatggcctaaaattatttggaaaaacagatgggccGCATGGATAtgttacacatacatcaaggcaggccgcccatggtcagggccgcacctaatctgctccccaaaAAATTCAGCCTATTTAAAACCAAGGCGGGCCACACCTCAGGGACAGTTGAGATGGGGAAACTCACCATTAGAAACCTTCCAAGTttgtatgtggggtccaccttgttttggatttgccatctaatctattcaagAGATGCATCCTACTAAGATGAATAGACACCAAAAATAAGACCGTTCCGAAACTAAGGCGGATCACAACATgtaattttagaggttttaggcatgattttgtaTGGCATGGCtcaccttgagttttggatcaacctgagttTTCAGGTACAAGGAGGAGAAgatggggctcacatgatggacggattggatgccattAAAACATCAATTTGTACGTTAAGCTTATCCTATCAAATTTTGTATTGGGTACTGCCTCTATAATTAATTGCAAAACGCACAAATATGGAGTGATCTGGAGCGTCCATCTGGTGATGAGAAGTGTTGGCATTTGACGGCACTAAAAAAGGAACAGGGAAAGGCCAACCGAACAGAAAGGTAGTATTCTCCAATGAGGTCTACTGATTATGGCCATGCAGACAGCTTTGATGTCTGGGCACAgataaaaaaaccctaattttggAGGTTATCTAGTCAGCGCCAGGCAAAAACTGCTGCTGATCATGTGCTTCAGCTTAAAAACAACCGGACCCATTGACCAGAagaagatccggaccattcatccaGTGGGCTCCACAGGGGTCCTATGATTCAAAAACATTGACAATCCAAGttgtcatgttttttttttcccccttgaaATAATTTACCATTTCAATCCTCATGGTCCATTTCAGTGCACTCACCTGAACGGTTAAGATAGCCAGGACCAAAATTTTTTGGGCTGTGGCCTATACAGTGGCAGCTACCAGATGGTCCACATAATTGTACATAAGAGTGCGGTCATGCGTCAATAATCGTAATGCTTTTGGACTGGCTAATGGAACATAcaggccgtccatcagatgggccaccatGTAGCCCAAATATCAGTCCTGTCAACTTATCAGCCACATGCTTGTCACAGGCATGGAACATTCAAACCATCTGGCCCCTTGTGATGAGTGGTTTGGATGTTCTatttttggatacaccgaaaataaataataaaataaaattatcactaggctgaatcacgtataaaatacgctgtccttaaagcgtgattcgcccccttatcaattaggtccactatggaacaattttaacacaatcgatttattctggcagacttcTACTATGGAGATGATAAAGTATTCTTATATGAAGCTATTGaccgtatctgatttgatggggagatggtgtgttgagatgataaaattggactggaatggtccagtttaaaCTCCACTGAGTTTAGCTTTATATCCAAATCTGCGAAAAGCTCTTCAGCTTACATTCAAATAATCTACTTCAGAATGATAAACATAGGAAGCAAAAAATGGACCTCTCCTGACAAGGAGTTGTGGCCCATTAAACGATGGGCCTGCCGAAATAATATCACGTGGAAATAATGTTTTGATGAAACAATAGACCATGGGATTGGAGAGTACCCAGGGCGGTCTGGCCTCAGATGAGCTTTATACCTACTACACTTTCCTGACCTGGATGTTGTGGGTGGATTGGAATCGCCAGATGGGCTGTCTTCCACTCTGAACAAGAGCAACCTCTTCGCCTTCTTTCACCATTCCTTGCGTCTGAAAGAAGATGTAGCATACATCATTTAGAGATACATTCAAAAGTATTGGTCATGGCAGGTATTAAGGTATCTGCTAAGAGAACTGAAAATGGATAGGGCTGAAAGGCCTGGAAGGAGGATGAGGGAAGACCTAAAAGGACTAACattgaggtggtgagaagggatATAACTGCATTTTCAACTAATGAAGAAAGGGCCCTAGAAATTTTTTGGTGAAACAGATTTTGTAAAATCCATCACCAAATAGATGGGCCAAGGCTATGATGATGTATGGTCATGGGAGTGTCGATAGTAACACTCAATTCAAAACCCTAGATTTATGAGCTAATATtttgaatgatcatgatgatgttgATAGAATAGAACAATGACCCGCATCTTATAAAAGTTGATTGTCCAGGCATCTATTTCCAGCTACTAATTTGTGGGCCAACCCAACCATAATACTATCTATGGTGCAAAGAAACCAACCCGAAATTCAAAAACGTTGTTGTGCATTATTCAAAAGTCAGTTGTATGAATCGTGCTAC is drawn from Magnolia sinica isolate HGM2019 chromosome 5, MsV1, whole genome shotgun sequence and contains these coding sequences:
- the LOC131245110 gene encoding uncharacterized protein LOC131245110, with translation MDNGFNLGFSANCSSNAFENLSKVVQLGADYCTDTTLRLNFPGASAVHHSTSKGIKRKWGAIDGAMGREDGSSLVLGLGHSPSSSDSKGSSGTACTISSAKETDEESSMDVGLNFHLHLGSEKTTSPKKPAVADPKALEMQPKFDLKLSLSTGPSESEITSVTPSSIQCWNKFKMPLMFGMVSGDEGSASSPWKLGKIVPPSVTTETSFVPSPNSSKDCLSPAIPDHSSSMVSTTKSSVTCTSGLTQQQRSSNTKNCQFKGCAKGARGASGLCIAHGGGRRCQKVGCHKGAEGRTVYCKAHGGGRRCQYLGCTKSAEGRTDYCIAHGGGRRCSHDGCTRAARGKSGLCIRHGGGKRCQKENCTKSAEGFSGLCISHGGGRRCQFPECSKGAQGSTMFCKAHGGGKRCTVLGCTKGAEGSTPYCKGHGGGKRCSFQGGGVCPKSVHGGTQFCVAHGGGKRCAVPECTKSARGRTDFCVRHGGGKRCKHEGCGKSAQGSTDFCKAHGGGKRCSWGHPGSDLGGQAPCDRFARGKTGLCAAHSALVQDRRVHGGGTLGPTIQDMKEVGLEKMQVDGMEMGNNEGNFVGWSGFDPRRCMHPAFSMQPQPQIHLPTGNSIPPSSPVILPEGRVHGGSLMAMLARGTGNQPEGGPSEQKGSYMMAHKWM